CGAACTGTGCGTGGACCGTGGAGCAGACAATAACGAATTCGCATGCGCTCCGGGAACTGGGAGTCGAATTCATCGAACAGCCGTTGCCGGCCGATGCATCTCCTGCTGCGCAGCGGGAAGTCTTTGAACAGAGTGCACTGCCCGTGATTGCCGATGAGAGATGTCGAACCGAGGAGGATGTAGCCCGCTGTGAAGGTCTGTTTCACGGGATCAATGTCAAACTGTGCAAATGCGGCGGATTGACGCCTGCGAGTCGGATGTTGCAGCAGGCCCGCACACTGGGAATGAAAACGATGGTCGGCTGCATGATTGAATCGACGGTCGGCATCTCGGCTGCAGCGCAGTTGCTGCCCTTACTCGACTATGCTGACTTCGACGGGGCCTGCCTGCTGGCGGAAGACGTGGCGCGGGGAGTTCGCATTCACAACGGGGAAGTCGAATTCAGTACTGTGCCCGGGAATGGGATTGAACTGCTGATCTGAAGCACAGACGTGACGGCCTGCTTTGTCTTCAGTGGACATTCTTTATCTGGCTGGTTTTTCGATCTATTTTCGATTCGTCAGTTATTATCTGCTCCCGAGGCGTGTAGAATTTCGCATGACAAACCAGAAGTGACAGGAAGTACTGCTTCTGCTGAAACCCTGATTGATTTCCTGGGGAGCCTTGCGAGTTGATGACGAAGAGATACGGTTTCTGGACACTGACCTTTCTGGTCATTGCGAATATGATTGGAGCAGGGGTCTTTACGACCTCCGGTTTCTCGCTCATGGATCTGGGATCGCCTGGACTGGTGGTTCTCGCCTGGGTAGCGGGGGGATTGATTGCGATCACGGGTGCTTTCAGTTATGGGCAGCTGATTAAAGCCATGCCGGAATCGGGGGGCGAATATCTGTTTCTGTCACGAGCCGCGCATCCGTTACTGGGGTTCATCGCGGGCTGGGTGTCGTTGATTGCAGGCTTTTCCGGGGCGATCGCGTTTGCTGCGACCGCGCTGGAAGCGTATGTCCTGCCGGAAGACACGCGTCCCGGATGGATGCCGGCAGGGACTCTGGCGGTCTGTTCGATTTTACTGGCCGGTCTGTTTCATGGCAGGAATCCACGACTGGGAGCGTTGGTACAGAATTCGGTCGTGGTGCTCAAACTGGTGCTGCTGTCCGCCATTCTTTTGTTTGCTGCAGCTCAGTTCTCCAGTGAGACGATGCCGGGCGTCTCTGCGCCGACCGTCGACTTGACCGGCTGGGCGCTGGTCAGTGCGTTCGCTGGATCTCTGGTCTGGATTTCTTTGAGTTATTCGGGTTTCAATGCCGCGGTCTATGTGGCGGATGAAGTCGAAGCCGCGAATCGTACGATTCCTCGGGCGATGGTTGCCGGCACCGGGATTGTGATGGTGCTCTATCTGTTGTTGAACGCAGTTTTCGTGTATGCACCGCCGCCCGAGGCGATTAAAGCTCAGGCGGATGTGGCGACCATTGCGGCGGAATTCATCGGGGGGGGCGCTTTCGCGAGTTTCGTGCGCTGGACCATCGTCACCTGCTTATTGACCTCGGTCTTCAGCATGATCATGACCGCACCCCGGGTTTACGCCAAGATGGCGGATGATGGTCTGTTACCTGGATTTATCCGAATGCAGGGGGGCAGCCCTGGCCGGGCGATTCTATTGCAGGTCGCACTGGCTGTGCTCCTCGTCTTAATCTCCAGTCTGCAGGGACTGTTGTCTTATCTGGGACTGACCCTGTCAATCTCTGCCGCCGGTTCGGTATGCTGCCTGTTTCTGTCAGGTGTGCGTACGAAGCCGCTCGCGCATTATTCGAATCTGATTCCCCTGGTGTTTATTCTCTGTACCCTCATCGCTGCGGGAATTATGGTCAGTTTCAATCCCTGGCAGCTGCTGGGAACCGCGATTACATTCGCGATTGGCGCCGTGGCGTATGTGCTGACGCGCATCTATCGCCCGAAAGCTGACCTGCTCACTTCACCCGAAATGGAAGAGGCTCTGGCTGAGGACGTTCAGCAGCCTCCACAACCCTGAAGCTGACTGTCTAAGTTCTGCTGATGTCAGATTTGAACAGTGGTCAGACTGTCGTCCGGTTCTATAAATGCACAGCTAAGTGTGTATTCACCGAAATGATGTCTCTCTCTCTCAGCTGAAAAGGTCGACTGTGATGGCGATTGCCCAAGCGGGGCGAATGCAGTGTATGGAAGTCTGGGGTGGAAATCAGAGCGTGGATCGTAAACTGACGACCACGGGGCTCGATCTCTGGGTCTACAGTCAGCCGCATGCTGCGTCCCGATCGGGTGGGGACGTGTATTATGTTTCATCCTGTTCTTCCGGCAGGATTACGCGACTGCTGCTGGCCGATGTGAGCGGTCATGGAGAAGTGGTCGCGGCCCGGGCCAATGTGCTGCGGAATCTGATGCGCCGCCACATCAACCGGATCAATCAGGCTTCCCTGGTTGAAGCCATCAATGATGATTTCGAATCCGAATCTCGAACGGGCGCTTTCGCGACCGCTGTGATTGGGACTTTCTTCGCTCCCACCCGGACACTCACGATCTGCAACGCCGGTCATCCGAGCCCCCTGATCTACCAGGCACAGCGCAAAAGGTGGATTTCGTTTGGCAGCGAACAGGGGGCTTCCGAAGTCGAGCGAAACTTTCCCCTGGGGATCACGGTTGAACAAAGTTATTCGAATCAGTCCTGCAAGCTGGGGCGTGAAGATCTGATGCTCTGTTTCACAGACGGATTGCTGGAGTTCAAACAGGCGGATGGGAGCCTGCTGGGGGAAGCGGGGCTGCTGCGGCTGCTCTCAGAGCTCGACTGCAGTCAGCCCGAGCGTCTGATTCCGGAACTGCTTCAGCGGCTGGATCCGGACCAGGAGCGGATCAATGCTGCGGATGACATCTCTTTAATGCTGTTCCAGCGCAACACTGAGCGTGTTTCGTTTTACGATAATCTGGCAGCCCCGTTTCGGGCGTTGAAACATTACTTCCGCAGGAAAGAAAAGGCTTAATTCGAGCTGAGGCTCATGATGGCTTCTTCGCGGGTGTCGAACAGCGGCCAGAGCGTTCCCAGTTTGATACTCTGGAGAATGTACTGCATGTTATCGCAGGCGTTACAGAAGACAGCCTCACCGCCGGACTGTTTCGCCTGTTGCAGGAGACGGGTGAGACAGCTGATGATGATCGAATCCAGATATTCCACGCGATTGAGATCGATGATCACATTGGAGAT
The genomic region above belongs to Gimesia chilikensis and contains:
- a CDS encoding APC family permease; this translates as MTKRYGFWTLTFLVIANMIGAGVFTTSGFSLMDLGSPGLVVLAWVAGGLIAITGAFSYGQLIKAMPESGGEYLFLSRAAHPLLGFIAGWVSLIAGFSGAIAFAATALEAYVLPEDTRPGWMPAGTLAVCSILLAGLFHGRNPRLGALVQNSVVVLKLVLLSAILLFAAAQFSSETMPGVSAPTVDLTGWALVSAFAGSLVWISLSYSGFNAAVYVADEVEAANRTIPRAMVAGTGIVMVLYLLLNAVFVYAPPPEAIKAQADVATIAAEFIGGGAFASFVRWTIVTCLLTSVFSMIMTAPRVYAKMADDGLLPGFIRMQGGSPGRAILLQVALAVLLVLISSLQGLLSYLGLTLSISAAGSVCCLFLSGVRTKPLAHYSNLIPLVFILCTLIAAGIMVSFNPWQLLGTAITFAIGAVAYVLTRIYRPKADLLTSPEMEEALAEDVQQPPQP
- a CDS encoding STAS domain-containing protein, whose protein sequence is MSDKFEIFEVEVIAPNLIVIPQGSALQFLYNNIQIESNKILTLLNAPEISNVIIDLNRVEYLDSIIISCLTRLLQQAKQSGGEAVFCNACDNMQYILQSIKLGTLWPLFDTREEAIMSLSSN
- a CDS encoding PP2C family protein-serine/threonine phosphatase, yielding MAIAQAGRMQCMEVWGGNQSVDRKLTTTGLDLWVYSQPHAASRSGGDVYYVSSCSSGRITRLLLADVSGHGEVVAARANVLRNLMRRHINRINQASLVEAINDDFESESRTGAFATAVIGTFFAPTRTLTICNAGHPSPLIYQAQRKRWISFGSEQGASEVERNFPLGITVEQSYSNQSCKLGREDLMLCFTDGLLEFKQADGSLLGEAGLLRLLSELDCSQPERLIPELLQRLDPDQERINAADDISLMLFQRNTERVSFYDNLAAPFRALKHYFRRKEKA